CCGCGACCTCTCGAGCGAGGTATTCAGCGCCTCTGTCTGACGGAGCTTTTCAGCCGGTGCGTCGTCAAGCCTGATGCCTGCGCGCTTGAGCAGCGGCAGCACATGCTCGGCGAAGTAGGTGAGATCGCTCAAGTAGTTATGAAACACCAGGCTCACGCAATCGAGCCCATTTTCCTTGAACTCCACAAGTCGGGCCGCGACCTGCCGCGGATTTCCGATTACGCGGATCCCGCCCCATATTGCGCCGCTGCGATCGATCGCGCGCTCGGCCTTGTCCACGAATGCCTTGGAGCCTTTGGGATCGACCAAGCCCTTGCCCGGCGAATGCATCGCTTCAATTACCTCCAGGTCGGCCCGGTCGCAGATCTGCTCGAACGCCCGGCGCGCGTCGGCCTCGGTGTCACGGCATATCACGTACACATTGCTTGCGACCTTGAGATCCTTTCCGTAGCGGCGGCCGAAGCCCTTGACGCGCTCGATTCCGGCGCGCATGTCTCGCGAGCCGGTGAGGTCTTGTTCTCCGCCGGCCGAGGTGAAGACCCAATCGCAATGGCGCGCGGCGAAATCAAGTCCCGCGTCGGAGACGCCCGCGTTCACCATGATAGGCAACCGCGCGGGCTTGGGACTCATCCAAGCCGCTTCAGTCTTTAAGAACTTGCCCTCGAAGGTGACCGGCTCGGGATCGCTCCAGATCCGCTTTACGAGGGTCACGAACTCGTCCGACATCGCGTAGCGCTCGTCATGATCGCGCCACGGGACACCGAAATGACGCGCGTTGAGTTCCGAGATTCCCGCGACGAAGTTGGGACCCCATCTCCCTTCGCTGATCCAGTCGAGCGTTGCGCCGATCTTCGCGAAGAACAGCGGATGCACGCACTGGTATGCGGTGTGGATGGTGGAGATGAGCAGCAGCCGTTTGGTGATTGGGGCGAGAGCGGCCGCAACCGCGGTGGCATCGAGTGCGTCGGCGCGCGCTCGGCCGTAGCCGCCATAACCGCCCTTGGTATAATAGCCGTTGCCCATGAACACGTAGTCGAGCCCGAGCCGATCAGCGAGTTGCGCCACCGATGCCAAAAAACTCCATTCAATGTTGGTCTCGGTCGGCTCGAACGAGGCGGTCCATGCTCCCTGGCCCTGAGGAAACATCAGGCCGAGAATCAGCGGCTCGCGTTCGATCATCTCACGTGATGGCACTGCGTGGTCCTCTTGTTCCCTACCGCCATTAAGCTAAACCGGTACCAACGTCAAGACTTCAGTACCGTTCGACAAGCCGTCGAGCGGAGTGCAAACGCCGACAG
This sequence is a window from Candidatus Binatus sp.. Protein-coding genes within it:
- a CDS encoding LLM class flavin-dependent oxidoreductase, translated to MPSREMIEREPLILGLMFPQGQGAWTASFEPTETNIEWSFLASVAQLADRLGLDYVFMGNGYYTKGGYGGYGRARADALDATAVAAALAPITKRLLLISTIHTAYQCVHPLFFAKIGATLDWISEGRWGPNFVAGISELNARHFGVPWRDHDERYAMSDEFVTLVKRIWSDPEPVTFEGKFLKTEAAWMSPKPARLPIMVNAGVSDAGLDFAARHCDWVFTSAGGEQDLTGSRDMRAGIERVKGFGRRYGKDLKVASNVYVICRDTEADARRAFEQICDRADLEVIEAMHSPGKGLVDPKGSKAFVDKAERAIDRSGAIWGGIRVIGNPRQVAARLVEFKENGLDCVSLVFHNYLSDLTYFAEHVLPLLKRAGIRLDDAPAEKLRQTEALNTSLERSREH